The stretch of DNA GAGCTTGGTGCGCTCCTCATCGGGGGTATGGAGCACATCGTAATAAAACCCATCTTCCTCATCCCAGAGGTTGAACAGGCCGTCGCCGCCGCGGGTCATGGCATCGGCAATGTAGAGAAAGTGCTCAAAGAACTTGCCGGCCAGCTCCTGGTACACGGGGTTGGTTTTGGCCAGCTCCAGCGCCATGCGCATCATGTTCAGGGCAAACATGGCCATCCAGCTCGTGCCGTCTGACTGCTCAATGAAGCCGCCAGTGGGCAAAGCAGAGCTTCTGTCAAACACCCCAATGTTATCCAGGCCCAGGAAGCCTCCCTCAAAGATGTTCCGCTCACTCTTGTCTTTGCGGTTTACCCACCAGGCAAAGTTCAGGGCCAGTTTATGAAATACCGCCTCCAGAAAAGCGGTGTCGCCCTGGCCTTCGCGGAGCTTCTTATCCATTTGGTACACGCGCCAGGTGGCCCAGGCGTGCACCGGCGGGTTTACATCAGAGAAATTCCACTCGTAGGCGGGCAGCTGGCCATTGGGGTGCATGTACCAGTCGCGGGTGAGCAGGCGGAGTTGGCTCTTGGCAAACTCGGCGTCTACCATAGCCAGCGGAATGGCATGAAAAGCCAGGTCCCAGGCGGCATACCAAGGGTATTCCCACTTATCGGGCATCGAGATGATGTCCTCGTTGTGGAGGTGGCTCCAGCGGCGGTTACGGCCGTTGAGGCGCTCAGCGGGCGGCGTTTGCACGGCAGGGTCACCGGTAAGCCACTGGTTTACGTCATAATAGTAAAACTGCTTGCTCCAGAGCATGCCCGCGAAGGCCTGGCGCTGCACGTTGCGGGCATCGGGGTCAGAGAGGGTATCATGAATGCAGTCGTAAAACTCATCCGCATCGTGGCGGCGGGCCGCAAAAATGTGGTCGAAATCCAGGAAGGGCTCCTCGCAGCCCGGCTGGCGCAGGCGCAAGCGCACCGCGTGCGACTGGCCCGGCTGCAGGGTCAGGGAGTAGTGGGCCGCCACCTTGGTACCGCGCTGGTCAGCATTGATGGCTTCCCGGTCGCCCTTCACCACATAGTCGTTGATGCCATCTTTGAAATGGCGGCCTTCGGCGGGCAGGTTGTAGAGGCGCGCACCGTTGGTGTCGTTCTCGCAGAACAGCAGCTCGGGCTTCTCATCGCAGTACAAATGGTACTGGCCTAGCTCATGGTGCTCAGCAACCACCGTTCCGGTGGCGGTTTCGCGTAGCACGGGCCGGGCAGTGTTGTAGCCCCAGGCCCACGTGTTGCGAAACCACAGCTGAGGCAGCACCTGCACTTTGGCCACCTTGGGCCCCCGGTTGTGCACCGTTATCTGAATCAGGATGTCCTCAGGGTCGGCCTTGGCATACTCAATGTACACGTCAAAATAGCGGCTCTGCTTAAAAATGCCGGTATCCATGAGCTCATACTCGGGCTCCTGCCGGCTGCGCTTCTTGTTCTCCTTCAGCAGCTTCCGATACGGGAAAGCCTGCTGCGGATACTTGTAGAGCATGCGCATATAGGAGTGCGTGGGCGTGCTGTCGAGGTAGTAGTACAGCTCCTTCACGTCCTCGCCGTGGTTGCCCTGCCCGTTGGTGAGGCCAAACAGGCGCTCCTTCAGAATCTCATCTTTGCCATTCCAGAGGCCCACCCCAAAGCACAGCAGCTGCCGGTCGTCGCAGATACCGCCTAAGCCTTCTTCACCCCAGCGGTAGGCCTTGCTGCGGGCCATATCGTGCGTAATGTATTCCCAGGCGTTTCCGTCGGGGCTATAGTCTTCGCGTACTGTGCCCCACTGGCGCTCAGTGAGGTAAGGACCAAACTTTTTCCAGGGCGAAATGTGCGCGTTACTTTCGGTTAAGCGTAAATGTTCTTGCGTCATACTGAATCTTGTGGCCCATGAAAATACACTTAGCTGCCTGAAGGTACTGCTAAGGAGTTGGGCGCCCCCACGAAGCGTAGGTAGGGGCGGCTACGGTTCCTGCTGGGGCCCGGCCATGCCAATTACTGACTGCCCTACTGCTTTTTGCGCTAAACGGTTGCTACGGTTGAGGTGACTAGCGGTGAGGTTGCTGGCATCCCTGGCGTTGCCAGGCCACTATTTAGGCACTTCAGCGCTGCTAGGCCAGTACACACTATTTGCGCAAGCCATAGCTGCACTTTTGTGTGCCGCGCTAGCATATACCCGGGTTAGCACGTATAGCTTTGCACACTGGGTAATTCCCACGGGCACATAACTGCGTATGAAACTATTGCTGGTAGAAGACGAGCCGAAGTTGGCGTCATTCGTTAAAAAAGGCTTTGAGAACGAGGGCTATGAGCTGGAAGTGGCCTACGATGGCCGCCTGGGGCTTTCGTTAGCCCAAAAACAGCCTTACGGCCTGGTTATTCTGGATGTAAACCTGCCCCACATCAATGGCTTTGAGCTCTGCCGGCTTATCAAGCAGCAGGCCCCGCAGCAGCCCATACTCATGCTCACGGCTCTGGATAGTCTCGATGATAAAGTGATGGGGTTTGAGGCCGGCGCCGACGATTACCTGGTGAAGCCTTTTGAGTTTAAGGAGTTGCTGCTGCGCGCCCGCGTGCTCACCCGCCGCCACGCCGAAGGGGCCGCCGTGAAGCACCTGCTTCGCATTGCCGACCTAGAGCTTAATCTGGACTCGAAAGCCGTTACCCGTGCCGGGCAGCGCATTGATCTTACCACCAAAGAATATGCCCTGCTGGAATACCTGCTGCTCAATAGAGGCAAGGTTATCTCGCGCGTTGACATTGCGGAAAAGGTCTGGGAGCTGAATTTCGACACCAATACCAACGTCATTGACGTGTACGTGAGCTACCTGCGCAAGAAGCTTGATAAAGGCTATGACACCAAACTGATTCATACGGTAGTAGGTATGGGCTATGTACTGCGCGAAGGGTAGCAGGCTGCGAGAAATTAACACAGCAGCAAGCCCTCCTGACTGCTCTGCGCACTACCCTGCACCCAGGCGTTTAAGGTAGCCATACCTAGCCTGGCGTTTCCTCCTGGGGTATGTTGCGTTAGGATGCCGTGCTGTTTGTTTCTCCACCCATCAGCCCCCACCACTGCACAAGCTCACAACCATATCACCTCACCGCCTACCATGCTCATTCGCAACAAGCTGATTCTGCGCTTCACCCTGCTGGTGGTAGGCATTCAGCTGTGCTTTTCTATCTTCATTTACTACTTCCAGGCCAGCAACCGGGAGCAGCGTTTCGTGAACCGCCTGGCTGGCAAAGCGGCCATGACCGCGCGCGTTCTGCTGCACCGAGACAGCATCAATGATGAGCTGCTGCGCACCTTGCACCGGCGTGATTTGTTTACCGTACCGGGCGAGCAAATAAGCATTTATGGCCCTGGTCACCACTTGCTTTATACTAGCGCCGATGGCCTGAGCCAAAAGCTCAACTCCTTCTATCTGCCGCGCATTAAGCCTAGCCGGCCGGTGCAGTTCCGGGATGGGCAGCTGGAAACTATTGGCCTGTACTATGAGCGCAATGGCCGGCCTTACTGGATATTCGCCGCCGGCCACGATGACTTTGGGCACCGCCAGATGGTGAGGCTATGGCTGATTTTACTGGCGGCCAATCTGGGGGCGCTGGTGCTGATTATTCTGGCGGGCTGGTACTTCGCGGATGAGTCACTGAAACCAATTTCGCGCATTATTGCACAGGTAGAGCGCATTACGGCAACGCAGCTGAGCACCCGGGTTGATGAAGGCAATGGCACCGACGAAATAGCCCAGCTGGCCCGCACCTTCAACCATATGCTGGGTGGAGTAGAGCAGGCCTTTGAGTCGCAGAAAAGCTTTCTGAGCAATGCTTCCCATGAGTTACGCACGCCCTTGGCGTCAGTGCTGGGCACCCTGGAAACGTCCTACGCCTACGATACCGATCTGGCCGAAGCCAAGCACAGCATTGGCTCGGCCACGGAAGAAATCAAGAAGCTGATTGAGCTGACCAACGGGCTGCTGAGCTTAGCCAAAGTTACGGATGCCTCGTTTCGCCGCGACCTGGTGCGCCTTGATGAGTGCCTGGCCCAGGCCATTGCCTCCTGCGAAAAGCGCCACCCCGGCCGAAGCATAAAGCAGCAGTTTGGCCAGCTCCCTCCCGAGGTGGAGGATATGTTTATGGTGCGCGGCAATGAGCAGCTGCTCACCACTGCCCTGCTTAACCTGCTCGATAATGCCTGTAAATATTCGCAGGATGGGGTGCAGGCGTTGCTCAGCTACCCCTCCACCGACGCCATCGAAGTCAAGATTACGGACACCGGCATTGGTATGGAGCCTCATGAGCTAGCCCGCATTTATGAGCCCTTATACCGCGCTGGCACCAACACTACCGCCCCCGGCTATGGCATAGGCCTACCCATGACGCGCAAAATTGTGCTGCTGCATGGTGGCCAGATTCAGCTTACCTCAGTGGTTGGGAAGGGTACCACGGCCAGCGTTAAGCTCCCCGCCGCTACCGCTGGGCCCGGTCTCTAACTTTTTCTAATCTTCTTCTCATATCGTTTTAATGTTGTGGGGCAAGTTTTGCGCCATGGCTGGACTTCCCCTAACTTCTTCCGCCTCCCGCAACAGGCTCCTGGTATGGCTTCTGCTGGGTACTCTGTTGCTGTCAACGGGGCTCAACCTGTATTTGCTTTTCCAGAACCCCGAATACCCCGAGGATTATGCCCTTGATGCTCCACTGCTCGAAACAATGGCTGAGGTAGAGTTGCAGCAAACGCGCCGGGCGCTGGCAGAGTGCCAGGCGGGCTACTCCTTCACGCCCGATAGCCTGGCGCATGCTTCGGCTCCGAAAGGGCAATAGTCATTCACCTGTTAAGCGGGTACACCTGAGGTTTAAAACGGTAAAGAGTGTAGGCTAGCTGCCCCATTTTTTAATGTTTTCTAATGTAAGATTAATGCTCTCCTAATGTGCGGGCCTGTCTTTTGGCGCTTTTCCCACCAAGCGCTGCAAGGCGGGCCCGTTGCATTTTAAGCGCAGAGCTCTGCGCTCTGCCTGCGGCAAGCGCGTTCTTTTTCTTACTTCCTTTCCCATGCTCCCCCGCCAACAACACGTTTTAGATGCACTTAATTCTTGCCTCATTGCCTGCGAACATCTGGCTCTTACTGGCCTAGAGTTGCCAGAACTGCACCGAGGCGTGCGCCTAAGCCGCGACTGTGCCGACCTCTGCCGCCTTACCGCCACCTTTGTTATGCGCCAGGCAGAGCATACTGTGCACATCCTGCGCGAGTGCGCTGAGTTGTGCCGCTCCTGCGCCGATGAATGCACTCAGTTTTCCAATGAGGCTGCTCGCACGTGCACTGAAACCTGCCGCCGGGCCGAAGATGCCTGCCGCACTGCTTTCATAACGCCCACGTTTGCGCCCTAGGCCTATCGGCTATCAGGCACTAGCGCAAGCGGCAACCGCCAGAAACAACAACCGCACTTTTCCAGCCATTCAGCCCATCGGCTGTCCAGCTGGAAAAGTGAGGTTGCTCTGGGGCCTGGCATCCGCTGCTTCGTGGTGGCTTACTACTCCAGGTCGGGGTTGGCTACGGGGTGGGGTACTGGGCGGTTTGGCACAGGCTGAGCCAATGCTTCGCGCAGGAAACCGGTTTTTAGGTGTTCATAAAAGGAATGCGGATCAATAAGCGAAGCCACTGCCTGAGCCATCATGCCACTGAGTAGCAGCTGGAAGATAGCTGAGTGGCGGTCCGTCATTTCCAGAACCAGAATGGCCGCCGTGAACGGGGAGCGTACTACCCCGGTCAGGAAGCTTACCATGCTCACCAGAATCAGTAGGTTGCGGTCTTCCAGAGGCACCTGGCCCAGGCGGCACAACGCATCACCGAGCACGGCACCGGCACTCAGGGAGGTAGCAAAAATACCGCCCGCACCACCACTGCTGTAGCTCAGGGCCATACCGGCAAATCGCACCGGAAAAAGGTACCACGGCGTTTGACCATCGTTTTGAAACAAAAGGCGGTTGATAATAGGCTTACCCGTGCCCACCCCCTCCTGGCCTACGGCGTAGGCCAGTGCTGCCAGCAGCAGGCCGCACCCCACTACCCACGCCGCCTGCTGGAGTCTGGTAGCGTAGCGGCGCCGGTAGGCATTAATCCAGAGCAGAGTTTTGGCAAAGGCGGCTCCCGCCAGGCCACATAACACCGCCACCAATGCCACGGTAGCCAAAAACCATCCTGCATGTGCCGTCACCTTCGGAAACCCGAGGTACAGGTAAGACCCCAGCAACGTTTGCGCCGTGAGGCCCGCCACAATAACTGCCGAAAATACCGCCATCCGGAAGCGGGCCATGTGCATCTGAGTCAGTTCCTCCACCACAAACACAATCCCTCCCAGCGGCGTGTTAAAGGCGGCAGCTAGTCCGGCCGCGCCCCCGGTCACGAGGGCAATTTGCCGGGAGAGCTGGGGCCAGCCAGCGGGTTGCAAGCGGTTTATAGCCCGAAAGATGGCGGCTGATATTTGAATGGTAGGCCCCTCGCGCCCAATTACGCCGCCTCCCAGCAGCAGGGCTACGCTGCTCAACAGCTTTACAATGGCCACCCGCAAGCTCAGCAGGTACCCCGTCCGGTGGTGTTGCGAGGGTTTGGAGAGCTCAATGCCCGCCATGAGTTGCGGGATACCACTTCCGCGGGCAGCCGGCGCCCAGCGCTGCACCAGCCCCCACGACACCAGAAAAGCCAGCGGCGTGAGCGCAAACGCCAGCAGTGGCTGCCGTTGCAGCCACCCAAAGCTCACGGCCTCTGCCCACACAAACACCTTCTCGTACCCCACCGCCACAACGCCCACAATAATGGAGGCGAACCAAAACGGAAAGCTTTGGAGAATAAGCCGTCTGACGCGGTCGGTGTAAAGTTGCTGGAGGATATGTGTATCAAACCATGATAGAGCTTTGGCGTAGCGCGAACTGGATGCAGGCATGCACGAGGGGATAAAAATGAAGCTACTACCACCAGGGCAGTACGGTCAGGTAGCAGAACGGGTGGGTGCTAAGAAGGATACAACTATGGGAAACCGCTGGAGAGGGCCAAGCTACGGGGGCTGTCATAAACGACACATGAAGCAAGAGCTGTTTGTACCAGGTATGCGCGGCCCCGCGCTCAGCGGCCAGGCTCAGAGAATGCGGCTTTCCTGTTGTTACAACTGCGCAAAACATGAAAACGTTGTTATCCACTCAAAACTGCGCCCGTGCGCAGCAGTGGTGGCAGAGGGTGAGGCGTGTGCCCTTCCCGGCGAAGGCTGCCCGAAAACAAGCCATGTGCTTTGGGCGTACGTACCGCACAAAAGCAGGAGGCCATTGCACACCGGAACAGCAATGAGGCTTGTGTGGTCAGGGGGCTGGCTTCCTACACCTGGGCTGGCAATGAGGAGCAAAACTACTTTATAGCTCACTAGTTAGCACTATCAGGCGGGGGGCAATTGCCTCAACTGGCTTAATTGCCTCAGCCTGACAAACCCTTTCCAGACGGCATGAAAGGCCTTTTCTAATGTCTTTTAATGTTGTTCTAATTCTACGCTAATGTTTGGCGTAGAGCTTTGCATCATCCTGCACTACTTCCGTGCGCCTTGTTTCTACCTTTTATGCAACCTCTCCGCTCACTCCGATACAGTTTACTTACCTGGATTCTTCCTTCTATGCTAGGCCTGGGCCTTTCTGGCTGCGGGACTGACACGCAGGCCAACACAGCCACTTTGGCCAAGGATGCGCCGCCTACTTTGCCGGTAACGCAGCTAAACGCCCGCGACACAATTCTGAGCCATGATTATGTAGCCGATATACAGGCCGTGCGCAACGTGGAAATTCGGGCGCGGCTGGAAGGCTTTCTGGAGCAGATCTACGTGGATGAGGGCCAGACAGTACGCAAGGGTCAGCCGCTGTTCCGCATCAACGATACCGAGTATAAGAGCCGGCTCACGAAGGCTCAGGCCGAGCTAAGTAGTGCTCAGTCGGCGGTTAGGGTAGCCAAGCTGCAGGTAGAGCGCGTCAAGCTGCTCACGGATAAGAATATCATTTCCAAAACGGAGCTGGAAGTGGCCCGGGCCAAGTATGAAGCGGCCCAAGCAATGGTGCAGCAGGCGCGCACGGCCGTAGCCAACGCCTCTCTGCATCTCTCCTACACGCTGGTGCGTGCCCCGTTTGATGGCGTTATAAACCGCATTCCGCTTAAAATGGGGAGTGTGATTGAAGATGGCACCCTGCTTACTACAGTGTCAGATATTCACGCCATGTTCGCGTACTTCAACGTGTCGGAGGCGGAGTATCTCGAGTATGTAAAGAAGAGCGGTCAGGACTCAGCCCGCAGCACCAACGAGGTTCGGTTGCTGCTTGCCGATGGCTCTACCTACCCCGTAAAAGGCAAAGTAGAAACCGTGGAGAGCCAGTTCCAGGCTAACACTGGCTCCATCGCCTTCCGGGCCCGCTTCGACAACCCCAAGAAGCTGTTGCGCCACGGCGCCTCGGGCCGTGTGCGCCTGAGCAGCACCGTAGAAGACGCCGTGCTGGTACCCCAGAAGTCGGTGTTTGAAGTGCAGGACAAAAACTACGTGTACATGGTAGATGCGGCTGGTAAGGTCAAGCAACATCCCTTTCAGCCCCAAACTCGCCTCTCCGATTTCTACGTGGTGAAAACGGGCCTTAAGAGCGGCGACAAAGTAGTGTACGAAGGTGTGCAGGAACTGCGCGACGGGGCCAGCATCACACCTAAATACGTGAAGATGGACGACCTAATCAACGAAGCGAGATAAGCCCCCGCGGCTTACCCAGCGCCAGGCGCCGCTCCTTGGTTGAGCGGCCAGGCCTGGCCTCTGCTTTACCTCAGTACCGTCCCCTCTCGCTCTAGAACACCCGCCTCCTATGTTTGCACTCTTCATTCGCCGACCGGTTCTCTCGCTGGTTATATCTCTGTTTATCACGTTTCTGGGTGGCCTAGCGCTGTTTTCGCTGCCCATTACGCAGTTCCCCGACATTGTGCCCCCCTCCGTAACCGTTACGGCCCGCTACACCGGCGCCAACGCCGAGGTGTGTGCTAAAGCCGTGGCCACGCCGCTGGAGCGCGCCATTAACGGGGTGCCGGGCATGACCTACATCTCGTCGGTGAGCAGCAACAGCGGCATCACGCTTATCACGGTGTTCTTTCAGGTGGGTACCGACCCCGACCTGGCGGCCGTGAACGTGCAGAACCGCGTGCAAACAGTAATTGATGAGCTGCCCGAGGAAGTAATTAAGGCCGGTGTAAGCACCGAGAAAGAGGTAAACAGTATGCTGCTGTACCTCAACGTGATGAGCGAAGACCCCAAGGTGAACGAGAAGTTCATTTACAACTTCGCCGACATTAACGTCCTGCAGGAGCTCAAACGCATTGACGGTGTGGGCTTCGCCGAAATCATGGGCCAGCGCGAGTACTCCATGCGCGTGTGGCTGCACCCCGACCGCATGGTGGCCTACAACGTGTCGGCTGATGAGGTTGTGGAGGCCATCAGGGCCCAGAACGTGGAAGCGGCACCGGGTAAGTCGGGGGAAAGCTCGGGCCAGGATGCGCAGATGCTGCAGTACGTGCTGCGCTACACCGGTAAAATGTTTGAGCCCAAGCAGTACGAGGACATTGTGCTGCGTGCCAACCCCGATGGCTCCGTGCTGCGCCTCAAAGACGTGGCCCAGGTGAAGTTTGACGTGCTCAGCTACGGTATGGTCTCTAAGATAGACGGTAAGCCCTCGGCGGCCATCATGCTCAAGCAGCGCCCCGGTTCTAATGCCTCCGATGTTATTAAGAACGTGAAAGAGCGCATGGCCGAGCTGAAAGGAACTTCCTTCCCGCCCGGCATGACCTACAATGTGGCCTACGACGTGTCGCGCTTCCTTGATGCCTCCATTCATGAAGTACTGCGGACGCTAGTGGAAGCCTTCTTACTGGTATTTGTGGTAGTGTACTTGTTCCTGCAAGACTGGCGCTCCACGCTCATTCCGGCCCTGGCCGTGCCGGTTGCGCTGGTGGGCACGCTGTTTTTCATGCAACTGCTGGGCTTCTCCATTAACCTGCTCACGCTGTTTGCGCTGGTGCTGGCCATTGGTATTGTGGTAGATAACGCCATTGTGGTGGTAGAAGCCGTGCACGCCAAAATGCACGAGAAGCACCTTTCCGCCATGGATGCTACCCTGGAAGCCATGGGCGAGATTGGCGGCGCTATTGTGGCCATTACCCTGGTGATGTCGGCGGTGTTTGTACCGGTGTCGTTCATGGATGGCCCGGTGGGCGTATTCTACCGACAGTTTTCGCTTACGCTGGCTATTTCCATTGTTATTTCTGGGGTAAACGCTCTTACCCTCACGCCGGCCTTATGCGCCTTAATGCTGAAGCCCACCCACGCCATTGAGGGCGATACGCCGGATGCGGCTAACCGCAAGCTCGGCCTGCTTGATAGGTTTTTTGCCGCTTTCAACCGCCGCTATGAGTCACTGGCCACGGGTTACCAGCGCCTGGTGCGCACAATAGCCAGCCGGCGTATGATTACGGTGGCCCTGCTGATTGGCTTCTGCCTGGCCACCTGGGGCGTTAACTCCATCCTGCCCTCGGGCTTTATCCCGACGGAAGATCAGGGCATGATTTACGTGAACGTGACCACGCCCCCCGGCGCCACCGTGGAGCGTACCGAGAAGGTGCTCGACCAGATCCAGAAGGCTGCGGCCAAGCTGGGCCCGGTAGAATCGGTGTCGACGCTGGCGGGCTACAGCCTCATGAACGAAGTAGCTGGCGCCTCTTACGGCATGGGCATGATCAACCTGAAGGCCTGGGACGACCGCAAGCAATCAGTAAACGAGTTGATTTCCGTCCTCAACAAACAAACTGAAAGTATCACCGACGCTGATATTCAGTTCTTTGCTCCGCCCACGGTGCCCGGCTTCGGCAACTCCGGCGGCTTTGAGCTGCGCCTGCTCGACCGCACCGGTCGCGGCGACCTGCAGCAGACGGCTAAAGTTTCAAATGAATTCATTGCGGCCCTTACCAAAACACCCGTGGTAGGCTCCGCCTTCACCGGCTTCGACGCTAGCTTTCCGCAGTACCTGATTCACGTAGACCAG from Hymenobacter taeanensis encodes:
- a CDS encoding response regulator, whose product is MKLLLVEDEPKLASFVKKGFENEGYELEVAYDGRLGLSLAQKQPYGLVILDVNLPHINGFELCRLIKQQAPQQPILMLTALDSLDDKVMGFEAGADDYLVKPFEFKELLLRARVLTRRHAEGAAVKHLLRIADLELNLDSKAVTRAGQRIDLTTKEYALLEYLLLNRGKVISRVDIAEKVWELNFDTNTNVIDVYVSYLRKKLDKGYDTKLIHTVVGMGYVLREG
- a CDS encoding MGH1-like glycoside hydrolase domain-containing protein, with protein sequence MTQEHLRLTESNAHISPWKKFGPYLTERQWGTVREDYSPDGNAWEYITHDMARSKAYRWGEEGLGGICDDRQLLCFGVGLWNGKDEILKERLFGLTNGQGNHGEDVKELYYYLDSTPTHSYMRMLYKYPQQAFPYRKLLKENKKRSRQEPEYELMDTGIFKQSRYFDVYIEYAKADPEDILIQITVHNRGPKVAKVQVLPQLWFRNTWAWGYNTARPVLRETATGTVVAEHHELGQYHLYCDEKPELLFCENDTNGARLYNLPAEGRHFKDGINDYVVKGDREAINADQRGTKVAAHYSLTLQPGQSHAVRLRLRQPGCEEPFLDFDHIFAARRHDADEFYDCIHDTLSDPDARNVQRQAFAGMLWSKQFYYYDVNQWLTGDPAVQTPPAERLNGRNRRWSHLHNEDIISMPDKWEYPWYAAWDLAFHAIPLAMVDAEFAKSQLRLLTRDWYMHPNGQLPAYEWNFSDVNPPVHAWATWRVYQMDKKLREGQGDTAFLEAVFHKLALNFAWWVNRKDKSERNIFEGGFLGLDNIGVFDRSSALPTGGFIEQSDGTSWMAMFALNMMRMALELAKTNPVYQELAGKFFEHFLYIADAMTRGGDGLFNLWDEEDGFYYDVLHTPDEERTKLKVRSIVGLIPLFAVEVIDQEMLDAMPEFTERARWLLENRPHLAQLVSRWEEPGKGARHLLSLLRRSRLKRLLTRMLDETEFLSEFGIRAMSRYHLEHPYVFSTEDDDFVVQYVPGEAESSMFGGNSNWRGPIWFPINYLIVESLQRFHFYYDEKFKVEYPTGSGVLLNLNQVAQELASRLTKLLLKDEHGRRPALGNNELLQTDPHFRENLLFHEYFHGDNGYGLGANHQTGWTGLIVRLLQMRGEKGK
- a CDS encoding sensor histidine kinase gives rise to the protein MLIRNKLILRFTLLVVGIQLCFSIFIYYFQASNREQRFVNRLAGKAAMTARVLLHRDSINDELLRTLHRRDLFTVPGEQISIYGPGHHLLYTSADGLSQKLNSFYLPRIKPSRPVQFRDGQLETIGLYYERNGRPYWIFAAGHDDFGHRQMVRLWLILLAANLGALVLIILAGWYFADESLKPISRIIAQVERITATQLSTRVDEGNGTDEIAQLARTFNHMLGGVEQAFESQKSFLSNASHELRTPLASVLGTLETSYAYDTDLAEAKHSIGSATEEIKKLIELTNGLLSLAKVTDASFRRDLVRLDECLAQAIASCEKRHPGRSIKQQFGQLPPEVEDMFMVRGNEQLLTTALLNLLDNACKYSQDGVQALLSYPSTDAIEVKITDTGIGMEPHELARIYEPLYRAGTNTTAPGYGIGLPMTRKIVLLHGGQIQLTSVVGKGTTASVKLPAATAGPGL
- a CDS encoding chloride channel protein, whose amino-acid sequence is MPASSSRYAKALSWFDTHILQQLYTDRVRRLILQSFPFWFASIIVGVVAVGYEKVFVWAEAVSFGWLQRQPLLAFALTPLAFLVSWGLVQRWAPAARGSGIPQLMAGIELSKPSQHHRTGYLLSLRVAIVKLLSSVALLLGGGVIGREGPTIQISAAIFRAINRLQPAGWPQLSRQIALVTGGAAGLAAAFNTPLGGIVFVVEELTQMHMARFRMAVFSAVIVAGLTAQTLLGSYLYLGFPKVTAHAGWFLATVALVAVLCGLAGAAFAKTLLWINAYRRRYATRLQQAAWVVGCGLLLAALAYAVGQEGVGTGKPIINRLLFQNDGQTPWYLFPVRFAGMALSYSSGGAGGIFATSLSAGAVLGDALCRLGQVPLEDRNLLILVSMVSFLTGVVRSPFTAAILVLEMTDRHSAIFQLLLSGMMAQAVASLIDPHSFYEHLKTGFLREALAQPVPNRPVPHPVANPDLE
- a CDS encoding four-helix bundle copper-binding protein → MLPRQQHVLDALNSCLIACEHLALTGLELPELHRGVRLSRDCADLCRLTATFVMRQAEHTVHILRECAELCRSCADECTQFSNEAARTCTETCRRAEDACRTAFITPTFAP
- a CDS encoding efflux RND transporter permease subunit produces the protein MFALFIRRPVLSLVISLFITFLGGLALFSLPITQFPDIVPPSVTVTARYTGANAEVCAKAVATPLERAINGVPGMTYISSVSSNSGITLITVFFQVGTDPDLAAVNVQNRVQTVIDELPEEVIKAGVSTEKEVNSMLLYLNVMSEDPKVNEKFIYNFADINVLQELKRIDGVGFAEIMGQREYSMRVWLHPDRMVAYNVSADEVVEAIRAQNVEAAPGKSGESSGQDAQMLQYVLRYTGKMFEPKQYEDIVLRANPDGSVLRLKDVAQVKFDVLSYGMVSKIDGKPSAAIMLKQRPGSNASDVIKNVKERMAELKGTSFPPGMTYNVAYDVSRFLDASIHEVLRTLVEAFLLVFVVVYLFLQDWRSTLIPALAVPVALVGTLFFMQLLGFSINLLTLFALVLAIGIVVDNAIVVVEAVHAKMHEKHLSAMDATLEAMGEIGGAIVAITLVMSAVFVPVSFMDGPVGVFYRQFSLTLAISIVISGVNALTLTPALCALMLKPTHAIEGDTPDAANRKLGLLDRFFAAFNRRYESLATGYQRLVRTIASRRMITVALLIGFCLATWGVNSILPSGFIPTEDQGMIYVNVTTPPGATVERTEKVLDQIQKAAAKLGPVESVSTLAGYSLMNEVAGASYGMGMINLKAWDDRKQSVNELISVLNKQTESITDADIQFFAPPTVPGFGNSGGFELRLLDRTGRGDLQQTAKVSNEFIAALTKTPVVGSAFTGFDASFPQYLIHVDQDQAAKKGVTVDQAMSTLQTLMGSYYASNFIRFGQMYKVMVQAAPGYRTQPEDVLKMYVKNNRNEMVPYSSFVRLERVYGPEQLTRYNMYTSAMLNGDAAAGYSSGDVIKTIEEVAAKELPRGYTYEWSGMTREQILSGNQAIYVFAVVLLFVYLLLAAQYESFLLPLPVILSLPTGIFGAFLFLKLLGLENNIYAQVSLVMLIGLLGKNAILIIEFAVLKRKEGLSALEAAVQGGYSRLRPILMTSFAFIAGLIPLTIADGAGALGNRSIGTAAAGGMFIGTLFGVILIPGLYVLVSGRGKANKKQPVTEPESTLEPAHATA
- a CDS encoding efflux RND transporter periplasmic adaptor subunit, with translation MQPLRSLRYSLLTWILPSMLGLGLSGCGTDTQANTATLAKDAPPTLPVTQLNARDTILSHDYVADIQAVRNVEIRARLEGFLEQIYVDEGQTVRKGQPLFRINDTEYKSRLTKAQAELSSAQSAVRVAKLQVERVKLLTDKNIISKTELEVARAKYEAAQAMVQQARTAVANASLHLSYTLVRAPFDGVINRIPLKMGSVIEDGTLLTTVSDIHAMFAYFNVSEAEYLEYVKKSGQDSARSTNEVRLLLADGSTYPVKGKVETVESQFQANTGSIAFRARFDNPKKLLRHGASGRVRLSSTVEDAVLVPQKSVFEVQDKNYVYMVDAAGKVKQHPFQPQTRLSDFYVVKTGLKSGDKVVYEGVQELRDGASITPKYVKMDDLINEAR